One Candidatus Poribacteria bacterium DNA segment encodes these proteins:
- a CDS encoding BamA/TamA family outer membrane protein has protein sequence MKENIFILLLLLLTTLPLAAAESPNGTIPFDCPDVPNPKFQFHFTRELISLAVTTFPFNTVENIYIHIYDDKADIFHKFVQYYVETLEAENWHNSHEDSTTRLYILERPTTVENQQADNAVLGLFALVQSDNDVYLLNIVGNVPLRQARKLLTDLGDIGIDISALKSIGELSLPKPEEPSAGMPLPTLFRMRKDSAGANKTDSALFSTSFEENHQGHWTYRGHPIERIQIRSSDIKHVTVVSSGLKNGPEDITGLLDGLSSNTDSREIPKFIVLPSEKTITITAGNMSDETQPTTLTKVFQTGDGDPIHEIVIRGNQYTEANTVRAALEKGPAKIGAAVDALSDAVPTFERVEFLIEEVDSQRTAIITAIEKPPALRFYTDGAPHLGFNRVTGWELGASIESGFRVRKEHSSAFTFGFSSESAGEDNSKLFGRIGYGLSDKQPYYRVGGRAVWEEPYSWQLGLTAQFQRATSITAPDLFSHYNDTATLLLRMFGVPDHQDYYLRHGVEVELEWKAVFPMRPLQFLRLDHSFKLILLAESHDSLQKSTDWHLFNWGPKSEVRENPLITPGQMRSAMFRYDFDTRNNYFGSHHTFFVEHSNPAFGSDFNWTRFQAHLRYAYPLGDHQIRARAVVGSATAPLPIQRQFVMGGIGTLNGYPLYAFAGDAGFLFNTEFIYQLFSFGNQSLSAAFIFDGGQVWNLSENQRRFDPKGSVGIGLQFETDVDIFRFNVAKAFDAEQEVRYNFMFFYSF, from the coding sequence GTGAAAGAGAATATATTCATTTTACTTCTGCTACTTTTAACCACGCTTCCACTCGCAGCAGCTGAATCTCCAAATGGAACAATCCCTTTCGATTGTCCTGATGTACCAAATCCCAAATTCCAATTCCATTTCACGCGTGAACTGATCTCACTTGCCGTTACGACCTTTCCGTTCAACACAGTCGAAAACATCTACATCCATATTTACGACGATAAAGCGGATATTTTTCACAAATTCGTTCAGTATTACGTAGAAACTTTGGAAGCAGAAAACTGGCATAATTCGCATGAAGACAGTACGACGCGCCTCTATATTCTGGAGCGACCGACCACAGTCGAAAACCAACAGGCGGATAACGCCGTTTTAGGGCTCTTCGCGCTTGTCCAAAGCGACAATGATGTATATCTCCTAAACATTGTTGGCAATGTTCCACTGAGACAGGCGCGGAAACTCTTGACGGATTTGGGGGACATCGGTATTGATATTTCTGCACTGAAGTCGATCGGCGAACTCTCACTCCCGAAACCTGAAGAGCCATCAGCAGGGATGCCGTTGCCTACGTTGTTTCGGATGCGTAAAGACTCCGCCGGTGCCAACAAAACTGACAGTGCTCTGTTTTCTACTTCCTTTGAAGAGAATCATCAGGGGCATTGGACCTATCGTGGGCATCCAATAGAGCGTATTCAAATTCGATCAAGCGACATAAAACACGTTACTGTGGTAAGTAGTGGGTTGAAAAATGGACCCGAAGACATCACCGGATTACTGGATGGTTTGTCGTCAAATACCGACTCCCGTGAAATACCGAAGTTCATTGTGCTGCCATCAGAAAAAACGATCACAATTACGGCAGGCAACATGTCAGATGAAACGCAACCCACAACGCTTACGAAGGTATTTCAGACAGGAGACGGAGACCCAATCCATGAGATCGTAATTCGAGGGAACCAGTACACCGAGGCTAACACGGTTAGGGCAGCACTTGAAAAGGGACCTGCAAAAATTGGGGCAGCGGTTGACGCACTCTCTGACGCAGTGCCAACTTTTGAAAGGGTAGAATTCCTAATTGAAGAGGTAGATTCGCAACGGACAGCGATAATTACGGCAATCGAGAAACCACCTGCCTTGCGATTTTATACGGACGGAGCACCGCACCTTGGATTCAATCGCGTTACGGGATGGGAACTTGGCGCAAGCATCGAATCCGGTTTTCGGGTGAGGAAAGAACACAGTTCAGCCTTTACGTTCGGTTTTTCTTCTGAATCCGCTGGAGAGGATAACTCGAAATTGTTCGGACGGATCGGGTACGGACTCAGCGACAAACAACCCTACTACCGGGTTGGGGGCAGAGCTGTTTGGGAAGAACCCTATTCATGGCAGCTCGGGTTAACCGCCCAATTCCAGCGTGCGACGAGCATCACCGCTCCCGATCTTTTCTCTCACTATAACGATACAGCGACATTGCTTCTCCGAATGTTCGGAGTCCCAGATCATCAGGATTACTATTTGCGACACGGGGTTGAAGTCGAATTGGAATGGAAAGCGGTTTTCCCAATGCGTCCACTCCAATTTCTAAGACTCGATCATTCGTTTAAGTTGATTTTACTGGCTGAGTCACACGACAGTTTGCAAAAAAGCACAGATTGGCATCTTTTCAACTGGGGACCAAAATCAGAGGTGCGCGAAAATCCACTGATAACACCGGGTCAAATGCGGAGTGCCATGTTCCGATACGATTTTGATACCCGCAACAATTATTTCGGTTCACACCATACTTTTTTCGTTGAGCATAGCAATCCAGCATTCGGTTCCGATTTCAATTGGACGCGTTTTCAAGCGCATCTGCGGTATGCCTATCCGCTCGGAGACCACCAAATCCGAGCCAGAGCAGTCGTCGGCTCCGCGACAGCACCACTCCCGATTCAGCGGCAATTTGTGATGGGGGGTATCGGAACGCTTAACGGCTATCCCCTTTATGCCTTTGCTGGTGATGCTGGATTTCTTTTTAACACGGAATTTATCTATCAGTTGTTTAGTTTTGGAAATCAGAGTCTCTCCGCCGCGTTCATCTTTGATGGCGGACAGGTCTGGAACCTCTCTGAAAATCAGCGGCGTTTTGACCCAAAAGGGAGTGTCGGTATCGGTTTACAGTTTGAGACAGACGTTGATATTTTCCGGTTCAACGTTGCGAAAGCTTTCGATGCTGAGCAAGAGGTTCGGTACAATTTCATGTTCTTCTACAGTTTTTAG
- a CDS encoding PA14 domain-containing protein, with protein MPKRTNHALIISLGIHIAVMLAVSPFLVNHFDVEKEHISAEILKPEPEKQIRKRVLPIRTPLIPQASETEASDASPASPTYSPEVSVPKAPVHADVTPDVVTHTDVPQTDAPSPVSNASFGEDGTLVGPVVVDEQRGAGVGRPGRGQGSGNNGIGDRFTHGTGAADAGLGVLDGIDVGLGIFGTDVMPGHGLIGQVYVPGGVIQQMPNFDQLTPVYTFFTPNLDISEREYTQGFPTPEMQSVVEDFAIRFRGELAIDTPGDYVFGLLSDDGSRLYINGTLVVDNDGIHPPMGKKGKITLEAGMHPVEIHYFQGPRYSIALQWTYQPPTEPSSGMGYRISVTTPSRRWNWESNIPGRIVPPEIIYPPGKPRIPKALQKLQQRLKNIENTGEQ; from the coding sequence ATGCCGAAACGCACGAATCATGCCTTGATAATATCCCTTGGGATCCATATCGCAGTGATGTTAGCGGTCTCTCCATTTCTCGTGAATCACTTCGATGTAGAGAAAGAGCACATCTCAGCCGAGATACTAAAGCCAGAACCCGAGAAACAAATCAGAAAGCGGGTTTTACCCATACGTACGCCCTTAATACCGCAAGCGAGCGAAACGGAAGCGTCTGACGCTTCCCCTGCTTCACCGACATACTCGCCAGAGGTAAGCGTACCGAAGGCACCAGTTCATGCCGATGTAACCCCTGATGTTGTCACACATACCGATGTCCCGCAAACAGATGCCCCCAGTCCTGTGTCGAATGCCAGTTTCGGGGAAGATGGAACACTGGTGGGTCCCGTTGTCGTTGATGAACAGCGTGGTGCCGGTGTCGGTAGACCCGGACGCGGACAGGGAAGTGGAAACAACGGTATTGGAGATCGTTTCACTCACGGAACAGGCGCAGCAGATGCCGGACTTGGCGTGCTTGACGGTATAGATGTAGGACTCGGTATCTTTGGTACAGACGTAATGCCTGGACACGGTTTAATTGGACAGGTTTACGTTCCCGGTGGTGTAATCCAGCAGATGCCTAATTTCGATCAGTTGACACCCGTCTATACCTTTTTTACGCCGAATCTTGATATATCGGAACGAGAGTATACCCAAGGATTTCCGACCCCGGAAATGCAATCTGTTGTTGAGGATTTTGCAATCCGTTTTCGCGGTGAGTTAGCAATTGATACGCCCGGGGATTATGTCTTTGGACTCTTGTCAGACGATGGGTCGAGGCTTTACATCAACGGGACACTGGTTGTAGATAATGATGGCATTCATCCGCCGATGGGAAAAAAAGGGAAAATAACCCTCGAAGCAGGCATGCACCCTGTGGAAATTCACTACTTCCAGGGCCCGCGATACTCTATCGCGCTACAGTGGACCTATCAGCCTCCAACCGAACCCTCTTCTGGAATGGGTTATCGAATCTCGGTAACAACACCCTCACGGCGTTGGAACTGGGAATCAAACATACCCGGAAGGATTGTCCCACCCGAGATTATATATCCTCCGGGCAAGCCTCGTATTCCAAAGGCACTGCAAAAATTGCAGCAGCGTTTGAAGAACATTGAAAACACCGGTGAACAGTAA
- a CDS encoding BamA/TamA family outer membrane protein, which yields MRYATTKILILLLLFAIPTVHSHSNNGTVIFDAPNVPSSEFQFDLDKRVIELVLEDPNAPIAPLFRTVDNLRLRNYRSRSVNFKELVQYYDETLKDRGWNALGQGFQADVESGNLYLYILQGNETIKGILVAVRSGDGVYLINIVGEIPKKRLGELLLNLDQLGIEIPELGLVKPQDLELALPPPPPPSEITPLTPEPPVTTDVDGKATLSLPRTPEPKKSWNWNLDGRPIHDVRLVGVNEIEGSNIMKVLENGSGDITAVMPILTNVLLNSSKKVSLRVEEADAEQIAIFTVGDLPVTRTISVLESLTISGSRGDQIQRSIAAKSISGDTDTPATPTRFLAADAPIHEIHIRGNQKVPETRIRQTLENGSEDLEQALKSLFKVMPYFEEVRLQVGEESAKYIATITVDEKLISTDLYLGLNPRARLGFNRVTGWEVGTGFEVGKRKDIGPLWMWNIRGSETDQTSKLFGKLSYAFGNPHYHYRLGGTANWGTPYVWNLGLTAQIHRLTDVVAPEHFLDYNNGYSILQRVIGVPDFQNYYLRQGTEIALQWAPIMPNHWFRLAGVTESHASLQKSTDWFIANLTSSLSIRENPPITPGRMRGVTFQYDFHNRKNTLSWHNTLFVEHSNSAVGSDFDFTRMQLHFRYAFPLGYNQIRTRLLFGFSNASLPIQRQFVIGGMGGLRGYPWYRQENASDGIITYESGHTTSPYPFTGDRGFLLNVEYHYRLSNLFSWNIAKDMFAVVFLDEGQVWDVSDGAYAFDPKGSIGIGLQFARANSVTVVNINGLSSNANDFILRFNVAKALESGKGIQVTTAWYHSF from the coding sequence ATGCGATATGCCACTACAAAAATATTAATACTGCTCCTGCTTTTCGCTATCCCTACAGTCCATTCACACTCAAACAACGGCACTGTCATTTTTGACGCGCCGAATGTGCCGTCATCTGAATTTCAGTTTGATTTAGACAAACGCGTCATCGAACTTGTGCTGGAAGATCCAAACGCCCCTATTGCTCCGTTATTTCGTACAGTCGATAATTTGCGCCTCCGGAACTACCGAAGTCGATCTGTCAACTTTAAGGAGTTAGTCCAATATTACGACGAAACGCTAAAAGACCGAGGGTGGAACGCGTTAGGACAAGGATTTCAAGCAGATGTTGAAAGCGGCAATTTGTATCTCTATATTCTCCAAGGAAATGAAACTATTAAAGGAATCTTAGTCGCTGTTAGAAGCGGCGACGGTGTGTACCTGATAAACATCGTTGGTGAAATCCCGAAAAAACGGCTCGGTGAACTCCTGCTAAATCTTGATCAACTCGGTATCGAAATCCCTGAATTGGGGTTAGTCAAACCTCAAGACCTCGAACTCGCACTACCTCCACCACCCCCACCGTCTGAGATAACCCCATTAACACCAGAACCGCCGGTTACAACCGATGTTGATGGAAAGGCAACGCTGTCTTTACCCAGAACCCCAGAGCCTAAAAAGTCTTGGAATTGGAATTTAGACGGTAGACCAATTCACGATGTTCGACTTGTAGGTGTCAATGAAATTGAGGGTTCCAATATCATGAAGGTCCTCGAAAACGGCTCTGGCGACATTACAGCGGTTATGCCAATTCTTACCAACGTACTCCTCAATAGTTCCAAAAAAGTATCTTTACGCGTTGAAGAAGCGGATGCTGAGCAGATTGCAATATTTACTGTTGGAGATTTGCCTGTTACGCGGACAATTTCCGTCTTGGAATCTCTGACGATTTCTGGATCGCGTGGGGACCAAATTCAGAGATCAATAGCTGCCAAGTCGATTTCAGGGGACACAGACACGCCAGCAACACCGACCCGTTTTCTCGCTGCTGATGCGCCAATCCATGAAATCCACATTCGAGGGAATCAGAAGGTTCCAGAGACACGCATTCGACAGACGCTTGAAAACGGTTCCGAAGACCTCGAGCAGGCACTGAAATCTCTGTTTAAGGTGATGCCCTATTTTGAGGAGGTCCGTCTGCAAGTCGGTGAGGAAAGCGCAAAGTATATCGCGACAATTACCGTTGATGAAAAACTGATCTCTACCGACCTTTATCTCGGTCTCAACCCAAGGGCACGTCTGGGGTTTAACAGGGTGACGGGGTGGGAAGTCGGGACTGGCTTTGAAGTCGGAAAACGTAAAGACATTGGCCCGCTTTGGATGTGGAATATCAGAGGTTCTGAGACCGATCAGACCTCAAAACTCTTCGGGAAACTGAGTTATGCGTTCGGAAATCCGCATTACCATTACCGTCTTGGCGGCACGGCGAATTGGGGAACACCGTACGTCTGGAACCTCGGACTTACGGCACAAATTCACCGATTGACAGATGTCGTTGCGCCTGAGCATTTTCTTGATTACAACAACGGATACAGTATTTTGCAACGCGTTATTGGGGTCCCTGACTTTCAGAATTACTATCTACGACAAGGTACTGAAATCGCGTTGCAGTGGGCACCGATTATGCCGAACCACTGGTTCAGACTGGCAGGGGTTACGGAATCGCACGCCAGTCTACAGAAAAGCACGGATTGGTTTATTGCTAATTTAACATCAAGCCTCAGCATCAGAGAAAACCCACCCATAACCCCCGGACGTATGCGGGGGGTCACCTTCCAATACGATTTTCATAATCGAAAAAATACGCTCAGTTGGCACAATACGCTGTTCGTTGAACACAGCAATTCCGCTGTCGGTTCTGATTTTGATTTCACACGTATGCAATTACACTTTCGGTATGCCTTCCCGCTTGGATATAACCAAATCCGTACTCGGTTGCTATTCGGATTTTCCAATGCGTCCCTTCCAATCCAACGCCAATTTGTGATTGGGGGGATGGGTGGACTCAGAGGTTATCCTTGGTATAGACAAGAAAATGCGTCTGATGGTATAATAACCTATGAAAGTGGACATACGACTTCTCCATACCCATTTACGGGAGACCGAGGCTTTCTGCTTAACGTTGAATATCACTATCGTTTGTCTAACCTATTCAGTTGGAACATTGCCAAAGACATGTTTGCTGTGGTCTTTCTTGACGAAGGGCAGGTCTGGGATGTATCCGATGGCGCGTATGCCTTTGATCCGAAAGGAAGTATCGGCATAGGTTTACAGTTTGCCAGGGCGAATTCTGTTACTGTTGTTAACATTAACGGTTTGAGTTCAAATGCAAACGATTTTATTCTCCGATTTAACGTCGCCAAAGCCCTTGAGTCTGGCAAAGGTATTCAAGTTACGACGGCTTGGTATCATAGTTTTTAG
- a CDS encoding DUF4159 domain-containing protein has translation MLNSDGDSDLFTFVRLRYGGQLTWRSSWRVDWPASDRNFIWQLRKQTNINAAPREKIIDVGAVELFDYPFAYMLEVGSLRLSQNEAANLREYLLRGGFIFIDDFHGQREWRRFYTEFKKIFPKREPVDIPISHPIFRCFFKIDELIQIPGLRSFFSGRTYERFDGYPAYCRGVYDDRGRLMMMINFNTDLGDAWEHAAEAFYPREYSDMALKMGINAVIYALTH, from the coding sequence TTGTTGAATTCAGATGGAGATAGCGACCTCTTCACCTTCGTCCGATTAAGATATGGGGGACAGCTGACCTGGCGGAGCAGTTGGCGCGTCGATTGGCCCGCCTCCGACCGGAATTTCATCTGGCAACTCCGTAAACAGACAAATATTAATGCTGCACCGCGTGAGAAGATTATCGACGTGGGCGCAGTAGAACTGTTTGATTATCCGTTTGCTTATATGCTGGAGGTCGGAAGTCTGAGGCTCAGCCAGAACGAGGCGGCAAACCTGCGCGAATATCTCTTACGCGGTGGATTTATCTTTATTGATGATTTCCATGGACAGCGAGAGTGGCGGCGGTTTTACACCGAATTTAAAAAGATCTTCCCGAAACGAGAACCCGTGGACATTCCTATATCGCACCCTATTTTCCGATGCTTCTTTAAAATTGATGAACTCATCCAGATACCGGGACTCCGTTCATTTTTCAGTGGACGCACCTATGAGCGATTTGACGGCTATCCTGCATATTGTCGTGGGGTCTATGACGACAGAGGTCGCCTCATGATGATGATTAACTTCAATACCGATCTCGGAGACGCATGGGAACATGCCGCTGAGGCTTTCTATCCGCGCGAATACTCGGATATGGCACTCAAAATGGGTATCAATGCGGTCATTTATGCTCTGACCCACTAA
- a CDS encoding phytanoyl-CoA dioxygenase family protein — protein MLTRKQKLDFHENGYISIPGVVPQLMVDAARQAINHSIGSVGMHQGDLERFRAQSYCNEIREAPELVDLFGRTPVRQIAESLMGEGNVQIPKSAQIALRFPGPLHTDPNEPGGHLDGLGSGTNGMAKGVYRRGFTALAVIYLADVPEPYSGNFTVWPKSHSFFADYFKKEGHEILANGMPRPELPEGPKQIVGKAGDVVLTHHQIVHSAAPNAAANIRYAAIFRLRHVDCEQNGYDAYTDIWREWPGIQEVVAASEA, from the coding sequence ATGCTAACGCGCAAGCAGAAGTTAGATTTCCATGAGAACGGTTATATTTCTATCCCAGGTGTTGTGCCGCAACTGATGGTGGACGCAGCACGGCAGGCAATCAACCACTCCATCGGTTCGGTTGGCATGCACCAAGGCGACTTGGAGCGGTTCCGAGCGCAATCCTACTGCAACGAGATTCGGGAAGCCCCGGAACTTGTGGATCTCTTTGGTAGAACGCCGGTTCGCCAAATTGCCGAATCGTTGATGGGTGAAGGGAACGTCCAGATCCCGAAATCTGCACAGATAGCACTCCGATTTCCTGGACCCTTACACACAGACCCGAACGAACCGGGCGGACATCTTGATGGACTCGGAAGCGGGACAAATGGGATGGCGAAAGGGGTCTATCGACGCGGGTTTACGGCGCTTGCTGTTATCTACCTTGCGGATGTGCCAGAACCGTATAGCGGAAACTTCACCGTCTGGCCGAAATCGCACAGTTTTTTTGCTGACTATTTCAAAAAGGAAGGGCATGAAATCTTAGCGAACGGGATGCCAAGACCGGAACTTCCTGAAGGACCCAAGCAGATCGTCGGTAAGGCGGGAGATGTTGTCCTAACGCATCATCAGATTGTTCATTCCGCAGCACCCAACGCCGCAGCGAATATTCGCTATGCAGCCATTTTCCGTTTGCGCCACGTTGATTGTGAGCAAAACGGTTACGATGCTTACACTGATATTTGGAGAGAGTGGCCCGGAATTCAAGAGGTCGTGGCGGCATCTGAGGCATAA
- a CDS encoding LamG domain-containing protein: MKIVLVLGFLTLALILVSPTLTVNAQGVSEEDLIIYYSFNKDTIKGDDVLDVSGNGNDGLIKGNNIDIVPGKVAEGLEFPGVATDYISVRDHMYEDPFPELTIAAWVNAPGRGMIASWDRSEFFRFAVGDDVGANIGTTFLAFDHCCPIHDWFGETEVADEEWHHVVAWFDGDEKRTYIDGELDGSVAATTKVIGAGLPRFGFIGIGSEAAAFDAATGPTWAFNGIMDEYLMFHRALTEKEIEHLAKGTENPFEIDPREKLTTTWGDLKDIR, translated from the coding sequence ATGAAAATCGTTCTTGTGTTAGGATTTTTGACCTTAGCGTTGATTTTAGTGAGTCCGACGTTGACAGTCAATGCCCAAGGGGTCAGTGAGGAAGATCTCATCATCTACTACAGTTTCAACAAAGATACCATCAAAGGTGATGATGTGCTTGATGTATCCGGGAACGGAAATGACGGACTCATCAAGGGGAACAACATCGATATAGTGCCAGGCAAGGTCGCCGAAGGTCTGGAGTTTCCGGGTGTCGCAACGGATTATATCTCTGTACGGGATCACATGTACGAGGACCCGTTTCCAGAACTGACTATTGCAGCATGGGTGAATGCCCCTGGAAGAGGCATGATTGCGTCTTGGGATCGGAGTGAATTCTTCCGATTCGCGGTGGGGGATGATGTCGGTGCGAATATCGGAACGACCTTCCTTGCCTTCGATCATTGTTGCCCGATACACGATTGGTTTGGCGAAACAGAGGTTGCGGACGAGGAGTGGCATCACGTTGTCGCATGGTTTGATGGAGATGAGAAACGCACCTATATTGATGGTGAGTTAGATGGTAGTGTAGCCGCTACGACCAAGGTTATCGGCGCAGGACTCCCGCGCTTCGGGTTCATCGGAATCGGTTCGGAAGCCGCAGCGTTCGATGCAGCGACGGGACCGACATGGGCATTTAACGGTATCATGGACGAGTACCTCATGTTCCATCGGGCACTCACTGAGAAAGAAATTGAACATCTTGCTAAGGGAACCGAGAATCCCTTTGAGATTGACCCGAGGGAAAAACTGACCACCACTTGGGGGGATCTAAAGGACATTCGATAA
- a CDS encoding LamG domain-containing protein, giving the protein MKTAFMFRFLMLGLMLTGVIATSHAQSVSTDELIIYYSFNQDTLSGDDVADVSGNGNDGLIKGNNIEPVDGVVAGGLSFPGAATDYISVRNHEYVDPFPALTIAAWVKAPTRGMISSWDRSEFFRFAVGDDVGGNAATTFVAFDHCCPIHDWYGETDVADDEWHHLVAVFDGVEKRIYVDGELDASTDATTEVIGAGQSRFGFIGIGSEAGTFDAATGPNWAFNGIMDEYLMFHRPLSEAEIQHLATGPEDPFADTTAVDPNGKLSTTWGHIKANR; this is encoded by the coding sequence ATGAAAACAGCGTTTATGTTCAGATTTCTGATGTTAGGCTTGATGCTAACAGGAGTCATCGCAACGAGTCATGCCCAGAGCGTTAGTACTGATGAACTCATCATCTACTACAGTTTCAATCAAGACACGCTCAGCGGCGATGATGTCGCAGATGTCTCTGGAAACGGAAACGATGGACTTATCAAGGGGAACAACATCGAGCCCGTGGACGGCGTAGTCGCCGGAGGCTTGTCCTTTCCGGGTGCCGCGACAGATTATATTTCGGTACGGAACCATGAGTACGTTGACCCATTCCCAGCACTGACCATCGCAGCCTGGGTAAAAGCACCCACAAGAGGCATGATTTCGTCTTGGGATCGGAGCGAATTCTTCCGTTTTGCTGTTGGTGATGACGTTGGTGGAAATGCCGCGACCACTTTTGTCGCTTTCGATCATTGTTGCCCAATACACGATTGGTATGGCGAGACAGATGTTGCGGATGACGAGTGGCATCACCTTGTCGCAGTCTTTGACGGCGTGGAGAAGCGGATATACGTTGACGGTGAGTTGGATGCGAGTACCGACGCAACGACCGAAGTTATCGGCGCGGGACAGTCCCGCTTCGGATTCATCGGAATTGGCTCAGAAGCGGGTACGTTTGATGCAGCGACCGGACCGAATTGGGCGTTTAACGGCATCATGGACGAGTACCTTATGTTCCACCGCCCCCTTTCTGAAGCAGAAATTCAACACCTCGCGACTGGTCCCGAAGATCCGTTCGCAGACACTACTGCTGTTGATCCGAATGGCAAACTGAGTACAACTTGGGGTCATATTAAAGCCAATAGATAG
- a CDS encoding GNAT family N-acetyltransferase has translation MDIIIRKAVPEDAKPVASVLNSVILEARYTALTNTFTEEDERNFINGLCPRSAMFVAEVDTQIVGIQVIELDGLAQYTDSMQHVATVGTWIDANFRGHKIGRSLAEASFTFAKTKNFEKISIQVLADNTRALRFYGNLGFEKIGVAKKHVKFEDRFCDVFYLEKFLTDDS, from the coding sequence ATGGACATCATCATTAGAAAAGCAGTTCCAGAGGATGCGAAACCTGTCGCCTCTGTACTTAACTCAGTTATCCTTGAAGCGAGATATACTGCGCTAACGAATACCTTCACAGAAGAAGACGAGCGCAACTTTATCAACGGATTGTGTCCACGGAGCGCGATGTTTGTCGCTGAAGTAGACACTCAGATTGTCGGCATCCAAGTCATTGAACTGGACGGTTTGGCACAGTATACTGATTCAATGCAACATGTAGCAACAGTCGGGACGTGGATAGATGCTAACTTTCGTGGGCATAAGATTGGACGGTCCCTGGCTGAAGCGTCTTTCACATTTGCCAAGACGAAGAACTTTGAGAAAATCTCGATTCAGGTGTTAGCAGATAATACGCGGGCACTCCGATTTTATGGCAATCTCGGTTTTGAGAAAATTGGTGTCGCCAAAAAACATGTAAAATTTGAGGATAGATTCTGTGATGTGTTCTATTTGGAAAAATTCCTGACAGATGACTCCTAA
- a CDS encoding LamG domain-containing protein, whose product MKYCLSLITLLSIFAIYLPVSAQHPDAVGIWFFDEGTGDEAVDSSGHEHTASVVNGKLEWVDGKFGKAVGFKPGTYLEVEHTDTLNLKMFTVAAWVKFLNDTGGGEQNIAYKQVGNDRLTRNYTLKMWGGKIYGIFASDGNTDAVELESTTNVVDEKWHHVAIVYDKKAFKLYVNGKEENSGDFAKDPETNDAPLRIGNGIDGVIDELQILSVALSADEIQSDMDNGIQLSVEPADKVTTTWGRLKTQ is encoded by the coding sequence ATGAAATATTGTTTATCTTTAATCACTTTACTCTCCATTTTCGCGATCTATTTGCCTGTCTCTGCGCAACACCCAGATGCTGTTGGTATCTGGTTCTTTGATGAGGGAACAGGCGACGAAGCGGTTGATAGTTCAGGGCATGAGCATACTGCGAGTGTTGTTAATGGAAAACTGGAATGGGTTGATGGTAAGTTTGGAAAGGCGGTCGGCTTCAAGCCCGGGACTTACCTTGAAGTTGAACATACAGACACGTTAAATCTGAAAATGTTTACAGTCGCTGCATGGGTAAAATTCCTGAACGACACGGGCGGTGGCGAGCAGAATATCGCCTACAAACAGGTCGGAAATGATCGGCTTACCCGAAACTACACTTTGAAAATGTGGGGCGGCAAAATCTACGGTATCTTTGCGAGTGATGGAAATACGGATGCTGTTGAATTGGAGAGTACGACCAATGTCGTTGACGAAAAGTGGCATCACGTTGCAATAGTTTACGACAAAAAAGCGTTCAAGTTGTATGTTAATGGCAAAGAAGAAAACTCTGGCGATTTCGCGAAAGATCCTGAAACCAATGACGCGCCGCTCCGAATTGGCAACGGTATCGACGGTGTCATCGATGAACTTCAGATTTTGAGTGTTGCACTCTCGGCGGATGAAATCCAAAGCGATATGGATAACGGAATCCAACTCTCCGTTGAACCGGCAGATAAAGTTACAACGACATGGGGGAGATTAAAAACGCAATAA